The nucleotide window CATTCTGATTCCCGGGATTGCAAAGTCCTTTGTGAGAGAACGCATGACAAAAACGTAATTGTTGCTCGCTGCAAGGTCTGCTACACTCTGTACAGGATCAGATAGCTCTATAAAAGCTTCATCCACGAAAAGAAGGGTTTTATGTTTAGTACAGCGTTCTGCGAGAGCTTTAATTTCTTCTCGGGTACGGAGTTTACCTGTCGGGTTATTGGGGTTGCAAATAAAGAGAATTTTTGCTTTTTCCAGAAGCTCGTCAGGAAGTGTTTCGACTTCATCCTGGCTTGGGTACTGCAGTTCTGCTCCCATAATCCGGCACTGCATCTCGTATTCTCCGAAAGTGGGCCAGGGCAGAAGGACAATATCTCCTTTTTCAATCACGCATTCCACTACAAGTCTGATAATTTCCGTTGAACCGTTACCCGGAATAATATTCTTCGGGCTTACTCCAAGCCCTACGAACTTTGCAGCAGCCTCCCGAAACTCAGGATACCTGTTGTCAGGATATTCGGTAAGTCTCTTAAAGCCAGTATTAAGAATCTCATCAAAGTTCAATCCGCTTTCCGGATGCTCAAAAGGATTTCCCAGAGGATTAAAGTTTGCACTGAAGTCAAGAATTTCACTTTCAGGAATCCCGTAAGTTTCAGATGTTTCCTGAACTAACCCTCCATGCCTGCAGGGCTTCAGGTCCAGTAGATGTTTCCTTAAAGGTACACTTCTTTGCTCGGACACGGTAATCGCAAATATTTAGTGTGAATCATGTATATTAATCTGCTTATTATATTATTCAACGTAAACTTGCCTTTATTTGCTTTACAATTGTTTGATTGCGAAAACTTAGGCTTTCGGAATCCATTATACTTTATTTTACAGATGAAAGATATTAATTAATTTTATTAAGCTCTTTAAAATCCAAACGTAAATCTCCAGTGTTATAGATTTGTAGTAAGAATTAAGCATATAAATAACGGATAAAAACGAATTAAAACTGGATCAATTTAGAATTAAGGGTTAAATATCGTACTAAATATTAACCTCACATTCTGCAAAGATATTATATGAAGATTTATTTGCTAAATTACCTAAAAAACTTGATTGGCTGATTAACTGATTTTTAATCTACCTGCAATTAAGAAGCTGATAGTAGTTTTTGTGTGATAGTAGTTTTTGTGTGATAGTAGTTTTTGTGTGATAATAGTTTTTGTGTGATAGTAGTTTTTGTGTGATAGTAGTTTTTGTGTATTACTACGGAAAATGAGTTTAATCACAAAAATAGGAAAATTTAAAGCTACTAAAAGGTAAAAATTATTTTTAATACGTACTTTTATTAAAGAGCTGCCTACTATACTTAATCTGGTAAATAATTTAATCTGGTAAATAATTTAATCTAGTAAGTAAGGCTCAAAATTCTTGAAAAACCTTTTTTAGAAAACTCTAAAATGTTAGGGCAATTGTTTATATGTTAACCCCAAATTATTATACAATTTTTTGGATCAGTAAGAGGCTCCTCTTTTAATATTATGGAGCCAGGAATTATTTTAATTAGTTCATTTGCTTTATACGAATTAAATTCTTCTGGAGTGATTTCGTTATATGTTATGTAACCTCTTTTTGAGTTTAAAATTACTTTGTTTAAGTAAACGTCTTGAATAACACGAGGAAGCTCTGTAAAGGCATAGTTACTTATGACCAAATCATAGTTTTTTTTATCCAATTCGTTCATTGTTTTATAAGACAAAGTAGAGGGGATAATATAATTATCTAAAAATCTTTGAGCGAGATCAAGAGCTGGCTTTATATCTACTAAACAATATGTTGCTGGTTTATAAAAAGCATTGATAATCCTACACTGTCCTCCATATCCAACGCCGATTTCACAAATATTGAAGTTGTTCAGTGTTTGAAAATGCATCTTAAGGTCGGAAAGAACCTTAATATATCGAAGGGTAGTGGGTGAGATCATGCCAATTTTGTGGTATTCGTACATTCTTGGATTTCCGTAGAGGTCATTCTTCTTGAATGAGCTTATTGAATATAATATCTCAGCATCGTTACGGTCATATAGTAGTTTAAGGTATTCACTTCCCTGACCGTAAGAAACGTGCTCTAAAACCCGATTATAAATTGGATCTCTCCTAAAATTAACGAAAAATTTATAGTCATTACTTGCTTTGAGACATGATTGTGGATAGACCTGGTCATCTGATAAACTTGTAATAACTTTACGTGGAACTTTTTTAACTAAATTTAAGGGAATATTTGTTTTAACACGCAAATTTTCCATTAGATGTTTCATGTTATTATATTGGACCATACGTTTTTATATTTTTTGTAATGTGGGAGAGTTTTATTTGGGAGAGTTTTATTTGGAAGAGTTTTATTTTGTTGTGTTTCCGAGATCAATTTTCATTTGTTTGAAATTTTCCTTTAATAGTTCACAAGAAATGTCCTTATTTCTTTGATTCTCATTGGCAGTGTCTATTATTTGCTGTAAATTTGAATTCAAATTTTTACGTACTATGGAGAAAATTGATATCTTAATATGAAATTTTTACCCAACAGTTCCTGAAATTCATGATATGCAGAAAATCAGCACACT belongs to Methanosarcina barkeri 3 and includes:
- a CDS encoding putative sugar O-methyltransferase, which codes for MKHLMENLRVKTNIPLNLVKKVPRKVITSLSDDQVYPQSCLKASNDYKFFVNFRRDPIYNRVLEHVSYGQGSEYLKLLYDRNDAEILYSISSFKKNDLYGNPRMYEYHKIGMISPTTLRYIKVLSDLKMHFQTLNNFNICEIGVGYGGQCRIINAFYKPATYCLVDIKPALDLAQRFLDNYIIPSTLSYKTMNELDKKNYDLVISNYAFTELPRVIQDVYLNKVILNSKRGYITYNEITPEEFNSYKANELIKIIPGSIILKEEPLTDPKNCIIIWG